In the genome of Variovorax sp. PAMC26660, the window CTTGACCCGCCGCAGCACGGCACTGGGCGACAGGCTGACCTGCTCGGCGAGCTGATCGTAGGTGGCGCGCCCGTCTGCTTGCAGCGTGCGCAGAATGAGCCTATCAATCTTGTCCAGTGCTTCCATTTCGCTATTTTTGCAGTTTTATTGCGCAAGAGCCACTCTTAACGCCCAAAGACGCTGAAAACTTGAGAGCCATCCAACCTACATTGCAGCACTGGCCGATTTCGCGCCTTATTCATTGAAATTCCCCACCTTTTCGGAGACCGCACATGAGCCAAGCCGACGCACCCGCCTTCACGCCCTGGGAGAACCCCATGGGCACCGATGGCTTCGAATTCATTGAATACGCGGCACCGGACCCGGTCGCCATGGGCAAGGTGTTCGAGCGCATGGGCTTCACGGCCGTGGCCAAGCACCGCCACAAGAACGTGTTGCTGTACCGCCAGGGCACGATCAACTTCATCCTGAATGCAGAGCCTGACTCCTTCGCGCAGAAATTCGCACGCGAGCACGGCCCGAGCGTGTGCGCCATCGCCTTCCGCGTGCAGGATGCCAAGCAGGCCTACGAACGCGCCACGGCACTCGGCGCATGGGGCTTTGCCGACAAGGCCGGCCCTGGAGAGCTGAACATTCCCGCCATCAAGGGCATTGGCGACAGCCTGATCTACCTGGTGGACCGCTGGCCCGGCAAGAACGGCGCGAAGCCCGGCGACATCGGCAACATCGGCTTCTACGACGTCGATTTCGAGGCCTTGCCTGGCATTGCACCGGAGCAGGCACTTTCGCCGTTCGGCAACGGCCTGACCTACATCGACCACCTGACGCACAACGTCTACCGCGGCCGGATGAACGTCTGGGCCGGTTTCTACGAAAAGCTCTTCAGCTTCCGCGAGATCAAGTACTTCGACATCGAAGGCCAGGTGACGGGCGTGAAGAGCAAGGCCATGACCAGCCCCTGCGGCAAGATCCGCATCCCGATCAACGAAGAGGGCAAGGAACAGGCCGGCCAGATCCAGGAGTACCTGGACATGTACAAGGGCGAAGGCATTCAGCACATCGCCATGGGCTCGGAC includes:
- the hppD gene encoding 4-hydroxyphenylpyruvate dioxygenase; the encoded protein is MSQADAPAFTPWENPMGTDGFEFIEYAAPDPVAMGKVFERMGFTAVAKHRHKNVLLYRQGTINFILNAEPDSFAQKFAREHGPSVCAIAFRVQDAKQAYERATALGAWGFADKAGPGELNIPAIKGIGDSLIYLVDRWPGKNGAKPGDIGNIGFYDVDFEALPGIAPEQALSPFGNGLTYIDHLTHNVYRGRMNVWAGFYEKLFSFREIKYFDIEGQVTGVKSKAMTSPCGKIRIPINEEGKEQAGQIQEYLDMYKGEGIQHIAMGSDDLYATVDALRAKGVTLLDTIDTYYELVDKRIPEHGESVAELQKRKILIDGKKDALLLQIFSENQLGPIFFEFIQRKGDDGFGNGNFKALFESIELDQMRRGVLSAAK